From the genome of Acidaminococcus sp.:
GCATCCAGTTGGCAAGAGCCTTGGCATCTTTCGTAGCTTCGGCTGCCTTGTCAAAGTAAGAAGCAAACTTCTTATCGGCAACGATGAGTTCGGCGTTATATTCATCGAGGCCCTTTTCCTTCATCAGGCGGGCTTTCTTGGCATCCGGCAGTTCCGGAAGTTCGCTCTTTGCTTTTTCAATCCAGGCATCATCAATAATGATAGGTGCCAGGTCCGGTTCAGGGAAGTAACGATAGTCGTGTGCTTCTTCCTTGGAACGCATGGAGAACGTCATGCCCTGTGCATCGTCCCAGGTACGGGTTTCCTGGATGACATGACCGCCGTCTTCCAGGATTTCTTTCTGACGTTCCACTTCATATTCAATCGCACGTTCCAGTGCCTTGAAGGAGTTCAGGTTCTTGATTTCGGCACGGGTACCAAATTCCTTGGCGCCTTCCGGCATAATGGAAATATTGGCATCGCAGCGCATGGAGCCTTCTTCCATCTTGCCGTCGCAGACTTCCGTGTACTGCAGGTAGGAACGCAGCTTTTCCATATAAGCGCGGGCTTCGGCAGCACTTCTCATATCCGGTTCGGATACAATTTCAATCAGCGGTACACCGGCACGGTTGTAGTCAACGGCAGAAGAATCGGAAGTGCTGATGGTGGCACCGGAGTGCACCAGCTTGCCGGCATCTTCTTCCATGTGGATACGCGTAATGCCGATTCTCTTCGGCTTGCCGTCCACATTGATATCGACATGGCCGCCCAGGGCGATAGGCTGATAGAATTGGGAAATCTGGTAAGCCTTGGCCAGATCCGGATAATAGTAGTTCTTTCTGTCGAACTTGCTGTAATGCTGGATGTCGCAGTCAAGTGCCACGGCAAAACGCAGTGCAAATTCTACCATCTGCTTGTTCATGACAGGCAGTGCGCCCGGCATGCCCAGGCAGACCGGGCAGACATGCGTATTCGGTTCACTGCCAAACTCCGTGGAGCAGGAGCAGAAAGCCTTGGTTTTCGTTTTCAATTCGGCATGGACTTCCAAACCGATTACGGTAGTATATTCAGTCATTATTTCTTACCTCCCAGGGGAGCCACGGCCTTGTGGAAATCCGTAGCCTGTTCAAAGGTGTAAGCGGCACGCAGCAGGGTTTCTTCACCCAGGGGCTTGCCGATGAGCTGTGCCCCGACGGGCATGTTGTCGACAAAACCGCAGGGAATGGAAATGCCGGGCAGCCCTGCCATGTTGACAGGAATGGTCGTTACATCGAGCATATAAATCGTCAGCGGATCCATCTTGGCATCCAGCTGATAAGCTACGACAGGAGACGTCGGCGTAAGCAGGAGGTCGCAGGTCTTAAAGACTTCCTTATAATCGTTGCGGATCAGCGTACGGATCTGCATAGCCTTGTTGTAGTAAGCATCATAGTAACCGGAACTGAGTACATAAGTACCGAGCATGATACGGCGGCGAACTTCTTCGCCAAAGCCTTCCGTACGCGTAGCAGCCATCATTTCCGGAGCGGACTGAGCCTGCATGTTGCGGTAGCCATAACGGACACCGTCGAAACGGCCGAGGTTAGCGGAAGCTTCTGCCGGTGCAATGATGTAATACGTGATAACGGCATATTCCGTATGCGGCAGGGAAACTTCAATAACTTTGGCACCGAGTTCTTCGAACTTTTTAGCCGTCAGTTTAATCTGTTCAGCAACCTTGGGATCCGTGCCTTTGCCAAAGAATTCCTTCGGCAGGCCGATGGTCAGGTCTTTTACGTCTTGTTTCAGTGCCTTGGTGAAATCAGGAACCGGCACGTTGGCAGAAGTAGAGTCATGGGCGTCTACACCGCAGATGGTGTTCAGCACAATCGCTGCGTCCGTAACGTCTCTCGTAATCGGCCCAATCTGATCCAGGGAAGAAGCGAAAGCAATGCACCCATAACGGGAAACACGGCCGTAAGTCGGTTTGATACCTACACAGCCGTTAAAGGAAGCAGGCTGACGAATGGATCCGCCCGTATCACTGCCGAGGGACCAGATTGCTTCGCCGGCTGCAATAGCAGCAGCACTGCCGCCGGAAGAACCGCCGGGAACGCGGCTCAGATCCCAGGGATTAGCGGTAGATTTGAAATAGGATGTTTCCGTCGTGGAACCCATGGCAAATTCATCCATGTTCGTCTTGCCCAAAAATACAGTATTATCCTTGCGCAGGTTTTCGATGACATGAGCATCATAAACAGGCTGGAAGTTTTCCAAAATCTTGGAAGCGCAGGTAAGACGCATTCCCTTCAGGGAAATGTTATCTTTGATGGCCCCGGGAATACCGGTCAGCGGCTTCACGGCCTCGCCGGCAGCAATCTTGGCATCCACTTCCTGAGCTTTTTTCAAAGCTCCTTCTTTGTCCAGAGTAATATACGCTTTGACTTTATCTTCGACTTCATCAATCCGGTCATAGACCGCATTGGTCAATTCCACAGAACTGATTTCCTTTTTGGCCAGTTTCTCGTGGAGTTCATGAACAGTTTCATTGTATAACGCCACAGTTCTTCCTCCTCTTACTCAATAACGCGAGGCACCTTAAAGCCGCCGTTATGTTCTTCCGGTGCATTCTTCATAGCTTCCTCGTGGGTCACACCGGGTTTTGGCACGTCTTCACGAAAAACGTTGCTCGTAGGAAGTACATAAGGGGAAGGCTCGATACCGGTCGTATCGACCTTTTTCATAATCTCAGCATATTCCAGGATCTGGTTGAACTGTGCCTGAAACTTCTCAAGGTCTTCTGCCGGTACATTCAGCCGGGAAAGCGCTGCAATATGCTTTACATCTTTTGCTGTAATGCTCATGGTTTCACCGCCTGTCTAATTATTTCATAATGAGTTATTATATCATATCCGTCACATATAGTGAACACATGCGGGGAAAAAGACGCCGTTTGAAGTACGCTGCCGGCAGAAAACATCTGATACTATGCGTTTCCAGGACAAGGCCGCAGTACCTCCCCACCCAGCCGGGATGAAACGTGAACAAATTGAAAATTCTTGATTTTTTCTTAAATTTCTCTGTACTTAAAAGTTTTATCCTGTAAAATATAGGTAAAGAATTTACGTAAGAAAGGGGATGCCTTATGGACGAGAGCATCAGTATCCGCTTTGAAGATAACCAAAACCGTGCGGCCGCCTATGACGGAAACCAGGAAGTCGGCTGCTGCACCTATTCTGTTGACGGCGACGTATGGGTACTGGAGCATACTTTTGTCGACCCGGCATACGGCGGCCATGGACTGGCCCGCAAACTCGTAGACTGCGTGGTCCGGGCTGCCAGGGACTCAGACGTCAAGATTCTTCCGGTTTGTTCCTATGCAGCCAGTTTGTTTAAAAAGGACAAACAGTATGATGATGTAAAAGCTGATGTATAAAAAAGGGGCTGTGAAATAATGCATACGCGTTTCACAGCCTCTTTTTCACGCTTTCCGCAGCCCGCCGTCCGCATCCCGCCTGTGGAAGAAAAATTGATTAAACAATTTTTCTTTGAATTTATAAAAGCAAATTCTTGAAAATTCAAACCAAGTCTCATTATGCTGAAAGAACGCACGAAATGCAGCTGGCAAAGCCGCTTTTTCGTGCGTTCTTTTTGATTTCAAGGCCTGTTCAATTTCTGAGTTTCAGGACTCTCTCAGCCCCAAATTGCCTTCATGATATTCTTGTACTCATCTGTAAGCTGACGAATAATCAAGTCATACATAGAGTAAATCAAATCGCCGTCCACTTCTGTCTCGTCCTTAAAGAACAGGCAGACATCAAGTACCAGGTTGCCTTGCTGATCCAAGTAGAATTTGAGCGGCTTATACTTTCTGTTATATCCGTTGATAAGTTCTGCCAGAGCCGCCTTTTCCTTGTCCGTGCTGTCTGCCGTCTGAGCCTGCGGTGCCACAGCGACCCGAATCATGCAGTATGGGGTGTCGTCCAGAACAACAATGGTCGGCAGCTGGTTGCCGTGAATATCAATTTTGGAGCGAAATACAACTGAGTGAAATTGATTATCCTGAAGTTCTTCCGAAGTAAATGCATTAATCTTTTTTTCATCCAAAAATTTTTTAAAGCTCTCTGCTTTTGCGTTCATGCTTGTTCATCCTTTCTTTCCCCATTTTTTTGCAAAATCACAATGCACATCCGAAAGGGCTGCTGCAAAACACTGCAGCAGCCCCTCTTTTATTATTTCATGACGAGCTGGCTCATATCAGCCACGCTGTTTACAAGACGTTTCACTTCGCCGAGAAGTGCCAGACGATTATGCTTTATCGCTTCGTCCTTATCCATAACCATGACGTCATCAAAGAACTTATTGACCGGTGCCGCCAGCACATCATTCGTCTTCAGGACATCGGCAAAGCGGCGTTCCTTAAGGGCCGTTTCAGCTGCTTCTTTATTCTTTTCCACAGCTTCATAAAGGGCCTTTTCAGCTGCTTCCTTCAGCAGTTCCGGCTTCACAGCATCCGTCACGTTGTTCTTCTTCGTAATATTTTCTACGCGCGTAAAGGCCTGGATGCTGTCTGCGGCCTGGGCTTCGCCCAGATAAGCAGTCAGGGCATCGGCAGCGGTAAATACGTCAGCCAGGTCATCCCGATTGTCGGCACCAAGTGCAGCGTCCACAATATCATAGCGAACGCCCTTATCGAGGAGCATGTTCTTCGTACGCTGTGCAAAGAAGTCAACGACATCGTCAATCAGTTTGGCTTCATTATCAACCTTGATAGGCAGGTTTTTCAGTGTCTCAGCAATAGCAGCGCGCAGCGGGAAGTGCAGGCCGCCGTCCACAACAATATTGAGGATACCGAGAGCCTGACGGCGCAGTGCATACGGGTCCTGGGAACCGGTCGGGGCTTCGCCTCTGCTGAAAGTAGCCACGATGTTATCGAGCTTATCCGCTACGGCAAGAATGCGGCCTTCGTTGCTCTTTGGCAGTTCATCACCGGCAAATGCAGGCAGATACTGCTCGCCGATGGCCTGAGCCACCGTCTGTCCTTCGTTATCCAGGAGGGCATATTCACGGCCCATGATACCCTGTAGTTCCGTAAATTCCGTAACCATACCGGTCACAAGATCGGCCTTGGAGAGCATAGCGGCGCGGTCCAGTGCTTTGGCATCAGCCGCAATACCGGTCGCTTTCAGCAGGTCTGCCGTCAGCTTGCGAAGTCTTTCCGTCTTTTCATACATGTTGCCCAGGCCGCGCTGGAATGCAACATTGTGCAGGGCGTCGCGATGAGCTTCCAGGGACTTCTTGCGGTCTCCCTTGAAGAAGAATACGGCATCGTCCAGACGGGCACGCAGCACACGTTCGTTACCATGGGTCACAATGTCCAGATGCTCGCTGTTGCCGTTGCGGACCGTAATGAAACGAGGCAGCAGGTTGCCGTTGTCGTCCAGCACAGGGAAATAGCGCTGATGATCGCGCATCGGCGTAATGACAGCTTCCTTCGGGAGCTTCAGATAATCTTCGTCGATGTGACCACACAGGGCCGTCGGATATTCAACCAGATAGAGGACTTCTTCCAGAAGATCCGGGGAAATCGCGGTATGACCGCCTTCCTTTTCACCCAGTTCCGTAATCTGCTTACGGATCATTTCACGGCGTTTGTCCACGTCCACAATGATGAAGTTATCTTCCATCGTCTTGACATAGGCATCAGCCGTCGGAATGGTAATCAGATGATTGCTCAGGAAACGGTGTCCGCGGGTCTGGTTTCCGCTCTTGACGTCATTAGCTTCCACAGGGATGACTTTGTCATCAAGCAGGGCAACCATCCAGTGGAAAGGACGGACAAAACCGAATTCATAATCAGCCCAGCGCATCGTCTTCGGGAAGGACAGGGAATGCAGGATATCATCGAGGATTCCCGGCAGCAGGCTTTCCGTAGCCTTGCCTTCCGCGTGTTTGACGGCATACACATAGCCGTCACGGGAAATGAGGTCCTTGACGTCCACACCCTGGCCGCGGGCAAATCCCTGGGCGGCTTTGGTCGGAGCGCCGGAAGCGTCAAAGGCAATCTTGAGGGACGGTCCCTTGCTTTCCGTCGTTACATCTTCCTGGCGGTCGGCTACTTCGGAAGCAATGAAGGCCATGCGGCGGGGCGTGCCGTAAACTTTGACTTCCGCAAAAGGAATCCGGGCTTCCTTCAGTTTGGTTTCGGCCAGTTCCTTATAATTTGCTAAAATACCGGGCATATACTGGGCCGGCATCTCTTCCGTACCAATTTCATATAATAAAGTCGCCATTATTTCTTACCTCTCTTCAGCATAGGGAATCCCAGTTTTTCGCGTTGTTCCACGTAGGCAGCAGCGCAAAGTCTGGCCAGAGCGCGTACGCGGCCGATGTAGTTGGTCCGTTCATCCACGCTGATGGCGCCGCGCGCGTCAAGCAGGTTGAACGTGTGGGAACATTTCAGCACATAATCGTAGGCCGGACGGATATTCCCCGTCAGGAGCACACGCTTCGCTTCTTTTTCATATTTATCAAAGAGATCGAAGAGCAGATCGATATCTGCAATATCAAAGCTGTAGCGGGACTGTTCCACTTCGTTGGTGTGGAAAACGTCGCCATAGGAAACGTCGCCGACCCAGTTGATATCGTAAACGTTTTCTACGCCCTGGATATACATGGCAAGACGTTCCAGGCCGTACGTGATTTCCACGGCTACCGGCTTGATGTCCAGGCTGCCGACTTGCTGGAAGTACGTGAACTGCGTGACTTCCATGCCGTCGAGCCAGACTTCCCAGCCCATTCCCCAGGCACCGAGAGTCGGGGATTCCCAGTTATCTTCGACGAAACGAATATCGTGTTCTTCCGGATGGATGCCCAGTTCCCGCAGGCTTTCCAGGTAAAGTTCCTGAATATTGCTCGGGGACGGTTTCATAATGACCTGGAACTGATGGTGCTGAAACAGGCGGTTCGGGTTATCGCCGTAACGTCCGTCGGCCGGACGGCGGGACGGTTCTACATAGCAGACGTTCCAGGGTTCAGGTCCGAGTACTCTCAGGAATGTAGCCGGGTTCATCGTGCCGGCACCTTTTTCTACATCGTAAGGATGGAAATTGATGCACTGCTGACGACCCCAATACGCATTAAGCGTTGAAATAATGGTCTGGAAATTCATCATTTTTCGTTCTCCTCCTAAACAAAAACTCCCGTCTCTGTAATATAGACGAGAATCATCTACATTACAGGGACGGGAGTACACTTCCGCGGTTCCACCCTGTTTGCCGCTTGCGCGGCCACTCTTGTGGTGCTTACGTTCCGGGATGCCAACCCCTTCATCACGTATTTACGCCGCAACTATAGCAAATTAAGGCCGTTTTGTCAAGGCAGCAGCCGCTGCCGGCTGACGCATCATGCGGCATGTTCCCGTAAAATGCCCTTATTCGAGCCAGCTCTTTTCGGCAAGTTTCATATACTTCATGGCTGTATAGATACCATGCTGCAGCGTGGCCACAAACCCCATGCTGCCCTCGCTGATGCCGCCCTGGAGAATAAAGACCTTGAACATGCCGGCCAGTGCGTGGAGCGCCGCTTTGGCGGGCGTTGCCGTGCGGCCTTGTTCCC
Proteins encoded in this window:
- the gatB gene encoding Asp-tRNA(Asn)/Glu-tRNA(Gln) amidotransferase subunit GatB, with protein sequence MTEYTTVIGLEVHAELKTKTKAFCSCSTEFGSEPNTHVCPVCLGMPGALPVMNKQMVEFALRFAVALDCDIQHYSKFDRKNYYYPDLAKAYQISQFYQPIALGGHVDINVDGKPKRIGITRIHMEEDAGKLVHSGATISTSDSSAVDYNRAGVPLIEIVSEPDMRSAAEARAYMEKLRSYLQYTEVCDGKMEEGSMRCDANISIMPEGAKEFGTRAEIKNLNSFKALERAIEYEVERQKEILEDGGHVIQETRTWDDAQGMTFSMRSKEEAHDYRYFPEPDLAPIIIDDAWIEKAKSELPELPDAKKARLMKEKGLDEYNAELIVADKKFASYFDKAAEATKDAKALANWMLGDVSAYLNSESTTIEHFPISPEHLAEMVNLIDKGVLSSKLAKKVFAEMLKNDKAPAQLVKELGLEQVSDAGAIQAMVDEVIAANPQSVADIKGGKDKAIGFLVGQVMKKSRGKANPGMVNQMIKKTIMGK
- the gatA gene encoding Asp-tRNA(Asn)/Glu-tRNA(Gln) amidotransferase subunit GatA, translated to MALYNETVHELHEKLAKKEISSVELTNAVYDRIDEVEDKVKAYITLDKEGALKKAQEVDAKIAAGEAVKPLTGIPGAIKDNISLKGMRLTCASKILENFQPVYDAHVIENLRKDNTVFLGKTNMDEFAMGSTTETSYFKSTANPWDLSRVPGGSSGGSAAAIAAGEAIWSLGSDTGGSIRQPASFNGCVGIKPTYGRVSRYGCIAFASSLDQIGPITRDVTDAAIVLNTICGVDAHDSTSANVPVPDFTKALKQDVKDLTIGLPKEFFGKGTDPKVAEQIKLTAKKFEELGAKVIEVSLPHTEYAVITYYIIAPAEASANLGRFDGVRYGYRNMQAQSAPEMMAATRTEGFGEEVRRRIMLGTYVLSSGYYDAYYNKAMQIRTLIRNDYKEVFKTCDLLLTPTSPVVAYQLDAKMDPLTIYMLDVTTIPVNMAGLPGISIPCGFVDNMPVGAQLIGKPLGEETLLRAAYTFEQATDFHKAVAPLGGKK
- the gatC gene encoding Asp-tRNA(Asn)/Glu-tRNA(Gln) amidotransferase subunit GatC; translated protein: MSITAKDVKHIAALSRLNVPAEDLEKFQAQFNQILEYAEIMKKVDTTGIEPSPYVLPTSNVFREDVPKPGVTHEEAMKNAPEEHNGGFKVPRVIE
- a CDS encoding N-acetyltransferase yields the protein MDESISIRFEDNQNRAAAYDGNQEVGCCTYSVDGDVWVLEHTFVDPAYGGHGLARKLVDCVVRAARDSDVKILPVCSYAASLFKKDKQYDDVKADV
- the glyS gene encoding glycine--tRNA ligase subunit beta — protein: MATLLYEIGTEEMPAQYMPGILANYKELAETKLKEARIPFAEVKVYGTPRRMAFIASEVADRQEDVTTESKGPSLKIAFDASGAPTKAAQGFARGQGVDVKDLISRDGYVYAVKHAEGKATESLLPGILDDILHSLSFPKTMRWADYEFGFVRPFHWMVALLDDKVIPVEANDVKSGNQTRGHRFLSNHLITIPTADAYVKTMEDNFIIVDVDKRREMIRKQITELGEKEGGHTAISPDLLEEVLYLVEYPTALCGHIDEDYLKLPKEAVITPMRDHQRYFPVLDDNGNLLPRFITVRNGNSEHLDIVTHGNERVLRARLDDAVFFFKGDRKKSLEAHRDALHNVAFQRGLGNMYEKTERLRKLTADLLKATGIAADAKALDRAAMLSKADLVTGMVTEFTELQGIMGREYALLDNEGQTVAQAIGEQYLPAFAGDELPKSNEGRILAVADKLDNIVATFSRGEAPTGSQDPYALRRQALGILNIVVDGGLHFPLRAAIAETLKNLPIKVDNEAKLIDDVVDFFAQRTKNMLLDKGVRYDIVDAALGADNRDDLADVFTAADALTAYLGEAQAADSIQAFTRVENITKKNNVTDAVKPELLKEAAEKALYEAVEKNKEAAETALKERRFADVLKTNDVLAAPVNKFFDDVMVMDKDEAIKHNRLALLGEVKRLVNSVADMSQLVMK
- the glyQ gene encoding glycine--tRNA ligase subunit alpha, producing the protein MMNFQTIISTLNAYWGRQQCINFHPYDVEKGAGTMNPATFLRVLGPEPWNVCYVEPSRRPADGRYGDNPNRLFQHHQFQVIMKPSPSNIQELYLESLRELGIHPEEHDIRFVEDNWESPTLGAWGMGWEVWLDGMEVTQFTYFQQVGSLDIKPVAVEITYGLERLAMYIQGVENVYDINWVGDVSYGDVFHTNEVEQSRYSFDIADIDLLFDLFDKYEKEAKRVLLTGNIRPAYDYVLKCSHTFNLLDARGAISVDERTNYIGRVRALARLCAAAYVEQREKLGFPMLKRGKK